The Luteolibacter arcticus genome includes a window with the following:
- a CDS encoding GntR family transcriptional regulator has translation MLPFSFQLRDGEPVSDQIVRSAHRALANGELREGDLFPSVRALAQELKISPTTAFKVIQQLKDLGFLVSRPGVGMVVQAPQLPSLDQRLALMEPSARRFLDEARALHLTAAEIEELLHRLQQP, from the coding sequence ATGCTGCCCTTTTCCTTCCAACTCCGCGATGGCGAACCGGTCTCCGACCAGATCGTCCGCTCCGCGCACCGGGCGCTGGCAAACGGAGAACTGCGGGAGGGCGACCTGTTCCCGTCGGTGCGCGCGTTGGCGCAGGAGCTGAAGATTTCCCCGACCACCGCCTTCAAGGTCATCCAGCAGCTCAAGGACCTCGGTTTCCTGGTCAGCCGTCCCGGCGTCGGGATGGTCGTGCAGGCCCCGCAGCTTCCCTCGCTCGATCAACGGCTCGCCCTGATGGAGCCGTCGGCCCGTCGCTTTCTGGATGAGGCTCGGGCCCTCCATCTCACCGCCGCGGAGATCGAAGAACTGCTCCACCGCCTCCAACAACCCTGA
- a CDS encoding ABC transporter ATP-binding protein → MITIRGLKKRYRRNEALHGIDLDVPEGKVTAFLGPNGAGKTTTIKCAMNLLDRDDGSVTVLGTDARKLKPEHWQRIGYVSENQKMPGWMTVPQLLDYVRPMYGAHWDREFEKKLLADFDLPLKTKLRSLSRGQWMKASLVSSLAYRPRLVVLDEPFSGLDPLVRDEFLSGLLELTETEGWTVWISSHDIEEVERFADRVAILNNGRVDLQDDVKSVQARFRAVELGLPDETPAPSGLPESWLNFQIQGRVARFTDSNYDESRSEADCRRLFPALARRDARSMNLREIFVALAKSYRAQRQSAP, encoded by the coding sequence ATGATCACGATCCGCGGACTCAAGAAGCGCTACCGCCGCAACGAGGCACTGCACGGCATCGACCTCGATGTCCCCGAGGGAAAGGTCACCGCTTTCCTCGGGCCGAATGGCGCTGGCAAGACCACGACCATCAAGTGCGCGATGAACCTGCTCGACCGCGACGACGGCAGCGTGACCGTGCTCGGCACCGACGCCCGGAAGCTGAAGCCGGAGCATTGGCAGCGCATCGGCTACGTCTCGGAGAACCAGAAGATGCCCGGCTGGATGACGGTGCCGCAATTGCTCGACTACGTCCGGCCGATGTATGGCGCGCATTGGGACCGGGAGTTCGAGAAGAAGCTGCTCGCCGACTTCGACCTGCCGCTGAAGACCAAGCTGCGATCCTTGTCCCGCGGCCAGTGGATGAAGGCGTCGCTGGTCTCCAGCCTCGCCTATCGCCCGCGGCTGGTGGTGCTGGACGAGCCCTTCTCCGGACTCGATCCGCTGGTGCGCGATGAATTTCTCAGCGGCCTGTTAGAGCTGACCGAGACCGAGGGCTGGACCGTGTGGATTTCCTCGCACGACATCGAGGAGGTCGAGCGCTTCGCCGACCGCGTGGCCATTCTGAACAACGGACGGGTGGACCTGCAGGACGACGTGAAATCGGTCCAGGCTCGCTTCCGTGCCGTGGAGCTGGGGCTTCCCGATGAGACGCCCGCGCCGTCCGGCCTTCCGGAAAGTTGGCTCAATTTCCAGATCCAAGGCCGCGTCGCCCGCTTCACGGACTCGAACTACGATGAATCTCGTAGTGAAGCCGACTGCCGCCGCCTCTTCCCCGCCCTGGCCCGCCGCGACGCCCGATCCATGAACCTCCGCGAAATCTTCGTCGCCCTAGCGAAGTCGTATCGCGCCCAACGCCAGAGTGCGCCATGA